From the unidentified bacterial endosymbiont genome, one window contains:
- a CDS encoding YhbP family protein: METLAAINRWLAKQHVVTWCVYDEGEMWCANAFYYYDPERVAFYVLSEDKTRHAQMTHQQAKVAGTVNGQPKTVALIRGVQFKGEIRRLDAEESDAQRKHYTRRFPVAIALKAPVWEIRLDELKFTDNTLGFGKKLHWLRTEQA; this comes from the coding sequence ATGGAAACACTGGCCGCCATTAACCGCTGGCTGGCGAAGCAGCATGTTGTCACCTGGTGCGTGTACGATGAAGGGGAAATGTGGTGCGCGAATGCGTTTTACTACTACGATCCCGAGCGCGTAGCCTTTTACGTCCTGAGTGAAGACAAAACGCGTCATGCACAAATGACCCACCAGCAGGCGAAAGTGGCGGGCACGGTCAATGGCCAGCCGAAAACGGTGGCGCTGATCCGCGGGGTTCAGTTTAAGGGTGAAATCCGTCGTCTGGACGCAGAAGAGAGCGACGCGCAGCGTAAACACTATACGCGCCGCTTTCCGGTTGCCATCGCCCTCAAAGCGCCAGTGTGGGAAATCCGCCTTGATGAGCTGAAATTTACCGACAACACGCTAGGCTTTGGCAAAAAGCTGCACTGGTTACGTACCGAGCAGGCGTAG
- the ubiU gene encoding ubiquinone anaerobic biosynthesis protein UbiU — MELLCPAGNLPALKAAIENGADAVYIGLKDDTNARHFAGLNFTEKKLQEAVNFVHQHRRKLHIAINTFAHPDGYVRWQRAVDMAAQLGADALILADLAMLEYAAERYPHIERHVSVQASATNEEAVRFYQQNFDVARVVLPRVLSIHQVKQLARVTPVPLEVFAFGSLCIMAEGRCYLSSYLTGESPNTVGACSPARFVRWQQTPQGLESRLNEVLIDRYQDGENAGYPTLCKGRYLVDGERYHALEEPTSLNTLELLPELLAANIASVKIEGRQRSPAYVSQVAKVWRQAIDRCMADPQNYAPQPAWMETLGTMSEGTQTTLGAYHRKWQ, encoded by the coding sequence ATGGAGCTGCTCTGCCCTGCCGGAAACCTTCCGGCGCTTAAGGCGGCCATCGAAAATGGGGCCGATGCGGTCTATATCGGGCTGAAGGATGATACCAATGCCCGCCATTTTGCTGGCCTTAACTTTACGGAGAAAAAGCTTCAGGAAGCCGTTAACTTCGTTCACCAGCACCGGCGCAAACTGCACATCGCCATTAACACCTTCGCCCACCCTGACGGCTACGTCCGCTGGCAGCGCGCAGTGGATATGGCGGCACAGCTTGGCGCTGACGCGCTGATCCTTGCCGACCTCGCTATGCTTGAGTATGCAGCAGAACGCTATCCGCATATTGAGCGCCACGTCTCCGTTCAGGCATCTGCCACCAACGAAGAAGCGGTGCGTTTTTATCAGCAAAACTTTGACGTTGCCCGCGTGGTACTGCCGCGCGTGCTCTCTATTCACCAGGTTAAGCAACTCGCACGCGTCACGCCAGTACCGCTGGAGGTGTTTGCCTTTGGCAGCCTGTGCATCATGGCTGAAGGGCGCTGCTATCTCTCCTCTTATCTCACCGGCGAGTCACCGAATACCGTCGGGGCCTGTTCGCCTGCCCGCTTTGTTCGCTGGCAACAAACGCCGCAGGGGCTGGAATCTCGCCTGAATGAAGTGTTGATCGACCGTTATCAGGATGGCGAAAATGCCGGGTATCCCACGCTGTGTAAAGGCCGCTATCTGGTTGACGGCGAGCGCTACCACGCCCTGGAAGAGCCCACCAGCCTTAATACGCTGGAGCTGCTGCCGGAACTGCTGGCCGCCAATATCGCCTCGGTGAAAATCGAAGGCCGCCAGCGCAGCCCGGCGTACGTCAGCCAGGTGGCGAAAGTCTGGCGTCAGGCCATCGACCGCTGTATGGCGGACCCGCAGAACTACGCCCCGCAACCGGCCTGGATGGAGACGCTCGGCACGATGTCCGAAGGCACACAAACCACGCTTGGCGCGTATCACCGTAAATGGCAGTGA
- a CDS encoding U32 family peptidase: protein MKYSLGPVLYYWSKETLEDFYQQAATSSADVIYLGEAVCSKRRATKVGDWLDMAKSLAGSGKQVVLSTLALVQASSELGELKRYVENGEFLLEASDLGVVNMCAERKLPFVAGHALNCYNAVALRLLLKQGMTRWCMPVELSRDWLVNLLAQCDELGIRHQFEVEVLSYGHLPLAYSARCFTARSEDRPKDECETCCINYPNGRSMLSQENQQVFVLNGIQTMSGYVYNLGNELASMNGLVDMVRLSPLDTNVFAMLDAFRANENGASPLPLTANSDCNGYWKRLAGLALQA from the coding sequence ATGAAATATTCATTAGGACCGGTGCTCTATTACTGGTCAAAAGAGACGCTGGAAGATTTTTACCAACAGGCAGCGACCAGCAGCGCCGATGTGATTTACCTCGGCGAAGCGGTGTGTAGCAAGCGCCGGGCAACCAAAGTGGGCGACTGGCTGGATATGGCGAAAAGCCTGGCCGGGAGCGGGAAGCAGGTTGTCCTCTCAACGCTCGCGCTGGTCCAGGCCTCTTCCGAACTGGGTGAGCTGAAGCGCTATGTTGAAAATGGCGAATTTTTGCTGGAAGCGAGCGATCTGGGCGTGGTGAACATGTGTGCCGAACGTAAGCTGCCCTTTGTCGCGGGTCATGCGCTGAACTGCTACAACGCCGTGGCCCTGCGCCTGTTGCTTAAGCAAGGCATGACGCGCTGGTGCATGCCGGTAGAGCTTTCTCGCGACTGGCTGGTAAACCTGCTGGCCCAGTGCGACGAGCTGGGGATCCGCCATCAGTTTGAAGTAGAAGTGCTCAGCTATGGTCATCTCCCCCTCGCGTACTCTGCCCGCTGCTTTACCGCGCGCTCGGAAGACAGGCCGAAGGATGAATGCGAAACCTGCTGCATCAACTACCCTAACGGGCGCAGCATGCTGTCTCAGGAGAACCAGCAGGTGTTTGTTCTGAACGGTATTCAGACCATGAGTGGCTATGTGTATAACCTCGGTAATGAGCTGGCATCAATGAATGGCCTGGTGGATATGGTGCGACTTTCGCCGCTGGATACCAACGTATTTGCGATGCTGGACGCTTTTCGTGCCAATGAAAACGGCGCATCGCCGCTGCCCCTGACGGCTAACAGCGACTGTAATGGCTACTGGAAACGTTTGGCCGGACTGGCGCTGCAGGCCTAA
- a CDS encoding NAD(P)H-binding protein, whose product MSQVLITGATGLIGDHLLRLLIQEPAVSAVAAPTRRPLVDIQGVFNPHDPQLTDALAQVQDPIDIAFCCLGTTRREAGSKEAFVHADYTLVVDTALTAKKLGAKHFLVVSAHGANASSPFFYNKVKGKMEEALIAQHWQQLTIVRPSMLLGHRDERRFNESMFAPLFRILPGDWKAIEARDVARAMLKEALSPSQEGVNIIPSAKLREIARGEA is encoded by the coding sequence ATGAGTCAGGTATTGATTACGGGCGCAACAGGATTAATCGGCGATCATCTGCTGCGGTTGCTGATTCAGGAGCCTGCTGTGAGCGCTGTTGCCGCCCCAACACGCCGCCCTCTGGTGGACATTCAGGGCGTTTTTAACCCCCACGATCCGCAACTGACCGATGCGCTGGCCCAGGTCCAGGATCCCATTGATATCGCGTTTTGTTGCCTCGGGACGACACGCCGTGAAGCAGGCAGCAAAGAGGCCTTTGTGCATGCCGACTACACGCTGGTCGTCGACACGGCGCTGACGGCGAAAAAGCTGGGGGCAAAGCATTTTCTGGTGGTCAGCGCGCATGGCGCCAACGCCAGTTCGCCCTTCTTTTACAACAAGGTGAAGGGCAAGATGGAAGAGGCCCTGATTGCGCAGCACTGGCAACAACTGACGATTGTTCGCCCTTCAATGCTGCTCGGACATCGTGACGAACGCCGTTTTAATGAATCGATGTTCGCGCCTCTGTTCCGGATCCTTCCGGGTGACTGGAAAGCCATCGAGGCGCGGGATGTGGCGCGTGCGATGCTGAAGGAAGCGCTCTCCCCGTCGCAGGAAGGGGTGAATATCATCCCCTCAGCAAAACTGCGTGAAATCGCCAGAGGTGAAGCGTAA
- the diaA gene encoding DnaA initiator-associating protein DiaA yields MLERIKVCFTESIQTQIAAAEALPDAISRAAMTLVQSLLNGNKILCCGNGTSAANAQHFAASMINRFETERPSLPAIALNTDNVVLTAIANDRLHDEIYAKQVRALGHAGDVLLAISTRGNSRDIVKAVEAAVTRDMTIVALTGYDGGELAGLLGPQDVEIRIPSHRSARIQEMHMLTVNCLCDLIDNTLFPHQDD; encoded by the coding sequence GTGCTCGAAAGAATTAAAGTGTGCTTCACAGAAAGCATCCAGACTCAGATTGCAGCGGCGGAAGCCCTCCCGGACGCGATCTCTCGTGCAGCGATGACGCTGGTACAGTCTCTGTTGAACGGCAACAAAATCCTCTGTTGTGGCAATGGCACATCAGCCGCCAACGCACAGCATTTTGCTGCCAGCATGATCAATCGTTTCGAAACAGAACGACCGAGTTTACCTGCTATTGCACTTAATACCGATAACGTGGTCTTAACTGCGATTGCTAACGATCGCCTTCACGACGAGATATACGCCAAGCAGGTGCGTGCCCTGGGTCATGCCGGAGATGTTCTGCTGGCCATCTCCACGCGCGGCAACAGCCGTGACATTGTCAAAGCCGTTGAAGCTGCCGTCACCCGGGATATGACTATCGTTGCCTTAACCGGCTATGACGGGGGTGAGCTGGCGGGTCTGCTTGGGCCGCAGGATGTGGAAATTCGTATTCCGTCTCACCGTAGCGCGCGTATTCAGGAAATGCATATGCTGACGGTAAATTGCCTGTGCGATCTGATCGACAACACGCTTTTCCCTCACCAGGATGATTAA
- a CDS encoding luciferase-like monooxygenase: MTDKTIPFSVLDLAPIPQGSSAREAFSHSLDLAQLAEKRGYHRYWLAEHHNMVGIASAATSVLMGYLAANTTTLRLGSGGVMLPNHAPLVIAEQFGTLNTLYPGRIDLGLGRAPGSDQPTMRALRRHMSGDIDNFPRDVVELVDWFDARDPDPHVRPVPGYGEKIPVWLLGSSLYSAQLAAQLGLPFAFASHFAPDMLHQALHLYRTTFKPSERLEKPYAMVCINIIAADSNRDAEFLFTSMQQAFVKLRRGETGQLPAPVENMQQLWSASEQYGVQQALSMSLVGDKAKVRHGLEAVLRETQADEIMVNGQIFDNQARLYSFELAMQVKEELVG; encoded by the coding sequence ATGACTGATAAAACCATCCCGTTTTCGGTGCTGGATCTGGCACCGATCCCTCAAGGTTCCTCAGCACGAGAGGCCTTTTCCCACTCTCTGGATCTCGCCCAACTGGCCGAAAAACGTGGCTATCATCGCTACTGGCTGGCCGAGCACCACAATATGGTGGGTATCGCCAGCGCCGCCACGTCGGTACTGATGGGTTATCTGGCCGCTAACACCACCACTCTGCGTCTGGGCTCTGGCGGCGTGATGCTACCCAACCACGCCCCGCTGGTAATAGCCGAACAGTTTGGCACGCTGAATACCCTCTATCCCGGCCGTATCGATTTAGGTCTTGGCCGCGCGCCGGGCAGCGACCAGCCGACGATGCGCGCCCTGCGCCGTCATATGAGTGGTGATATCGATAACTTCCCGCGTGATGTAGTAGAACTCGTGGACTGGTTCGATGCGCGTGATCCGGACCCGCACGTGCGCCCGGTACCGGGATACGGCGAGAAAATCCCCGTATGGCTGTTAGGCTCTAGTCTTTATAGTGCGCAACTCGCCGCGCAGTTGGGGCTGCCGTTTGCCTTTGCCTCGCATTTCGCACCGGATATGCTGCACCAGGCGCTGCATCTCTACCGCACTACCTTCAAACCGTCCGAACGCCTTGAGAAACCTTATGCAATGGTGTGTATCAACATTATTGCCGCCGATAGCAACCGCGACGCAGAATTCCTCTTCACCTCCATGCAGCAGGCGTTTGTGAAGTTGCGTCGCGGTGAAACCGGCCAGTTGCCTGCGCCGGTAGAAAATATGCAACAGCTCTGGTCGGCTTCCGAGCAGTATGGCGTGCAGCAGGCGCTGAGCATGTCGCTGGTGGGTGATAAGGCCAAAGTGCGTCACGGGCTGGAAGCAGTGCTTCGGGAAACGCAGGCGGATGAGATTATGGTTAACGGCCAGATTTTCGATAACCAGGCGCGCTTGTACTCGTTTGAGCTGGCGATGCAGGTAAAAGAAGAGTTGGTGGGGTAG
- a CDS encoding GNAT family N-acetyltransferase, protein MLIRVEIGIDAPGIDALLRRAFASDAEAQLVHDLREDGLITLGLVATDDEGQVVGYVAFSPVIVQGEDLQWVGMAPLAVDENYRGQGVARQLVYEGLDSLNEFGYAAVVTLGEPKFYSRLGFEQAAQYDLRCRWPATESAFQVHRLAGDALNGVTGLVEYHDHFSRF, encoded by the coding sequence ATGCTGATTCGAGTCGAAATAGGGATTGATGCGCCGGGAATCGATGCGTTGTTGCGCCGTGCTTTTGCGAGTGACGCTGAAGCTCAACTGGTCCACGATCTCCGCGAAGACGGCCTAATAACGCTTGGGCTGGTTGCCACCGATGACGAAGGTCAGGTGGTGGGCTATGTCGCCTTTAGCCCGGTAATCGTACAGGGTGAAGATTTACAGTGGGTAGGCATGGCGCCGCTGGCGGTCGATGAAAACTACCGCGGCCAGGGAGTGGCGCGCCAGTTGGTCTATGAAGGGCTGGACTCGCTGAATGAGTTTGGCTACGCCGCCGTGGTCACGCTGGGTGAGCCAAAATTCTATAGCCGCCTGGGCTTCGAGCAGGCGGCACAGTACGATCTGCGCTGCCGCTGGCCTGCTACGGAATCCGCTTTCCAGGTACACCGTCTGGCGGGTGATGCGCTCAACGGCGTAACGGGTCTGGTGGAGTACCACGATCATTTCAGTCGCTTTTAA
- a CDS encoding GIY-YIG nuclease family protein, translating into MLRCVHLNILNLFTVCWFLYLVRTADNALYTGITTDVARRFLQHQTGKGAKALRGKGELQLAFAAPVGDRSLALRVEYRIKQLTKRQKERLVTGDDSFEALRESLIKSD; encoded by the coding sequence ATGCTAAGGTGCGTTCACCTTAACATACTGAATCTTTTTACCGTGTGCTGGTTTCTTTATCTTGTTCGAACCGCTGACAACGCACTCTACACCGGGATCACCACCGATGTGGCGCGGCGTTTTTTACAACATCAAACGGGTAAAGGGGCAAAAGCGCTGCGGGGAAAAGGGGAATTACAGCTCGCCTTTGCAGCGCCCGTTGGCGACAGATCGCTGGCGTTAAGAGTGGAATATCGCATTAAACAGCTGACGAAGCGCCAGAAAGAGCGCCTCGTGACCGGTGATGACTCTTTTGAGGCGCTACGCGAAAGCCTGATTAAAAGCGACTGA
- a CDS encoding permease produces the protein MAGQSSSQAATPFQWWKPALFFLVVLVGLWYVKWQPYYGKAFTAAETHSIGKSIIAQADSSPLQAAWDYAMVYFLAVWKAAVLGVLLGSLIQVLIPRNWLIKTLGQPRFQGTLLGMIFSLPGMMCSCCAAPVTAGMRRQRVSLGGALAFWMGNPLLNPATLVFMGFVLGWHFAAIRLAAGVVTVLVVATLVQNLVKDNAAGHAPVELDISEPQGHVLTRWGKALWQLFWSTIPVYILAVLVLGAARVWLFPHADGAIDNTLLWVVAMAVAGCLFVIPTAAEIPIVQTMMLAGMGTAPALALLITLPAISLPSLIMLRKSFPAKALWLTAGLVAVSGVMVGSIALV, from the coding sequence ATGGCTGGTCAGTCTTCATCTCAGGCGGCAACACCTTTTCAATGGTGGAAGCCTGCTCTCTTTTTTCTCGTGGTCCTTGTCGGCCTCTGGTATGTGAAATGGCAGCCCTATTACGGCAAAGCCTTCACCGCCGCCGAAACGCACAGTATCGGAAAATCTATTATTGCTCAGGCTGATTCCAGCCCTCTCCAGGCGGCGTGGGACTATGCCATGGTCTATTTCCTTGCTGTCTGGAAAGCGGCTGTATTAGGCGTCCTTCTGGGCTCGCTGATTCAGGTTCTTATCCCGCGTAACTGGCTAATAAAAACGTTAGGCCAGCCGCGCTTTCAGGGCACGCTGCTGGGGATGATTTTCTCCCTGCCGGGCATGATGTGCTCCTGCTGCGCTGCGCCCGTGACCGCCGGCATGCGCCGTCAGCGTGTTTCGCTGGGCGGTGCGCTTGCCTTCTGGATGGGCAACCCGTTGTTAAACCCGGCGACGCTGGTGTTTATGGGCTTTGTTCTCGGCTGGCATTTTGCCGCTATCCGCCTGGCTGCGGGTGTGGTGACGGTGCTGGTGGTCGCAACGCTGGTGCAAAATCTGGTGAAGGACAACGCCGCCGGGCATGCGCCCGTTGAGCTGGACATCAGCGAGCCGCAGGGACATGTCTTAACGCGCTGGGGTAAAGCCCTGTGGCAACTGTTCTGGAGCACTATCCCGGTATACATCCTGGCGGTGTTGGTTCTTGGCGCTGCACGCGTCTGGCTGTTCCCGCATGCGGATGGCGCCATCGATAACACGCTGCTGTGGGTGGTGGCGATGGCGGTGGCAGGATGCCTGTTCGTTATCCCAACGGCGGCGGAGATCCCGATTGTCCAGACCATGATGCTGGCCGGAATGGGCACCGCTCCGGCACTGGCGCTGCTCATCACATTGCCTGCGATTAGCCTGCCGTCGCTTATCATGCTACGTAAGTCTTTCCCGGCGAAAGCGCTGTGGTTAACGGCGGGCCTGGTGGCGGTGAGTGGGGTGATGGTGGGGAGTATTGCGCTGGTTTAA
- a CDS encoding type 1 glutamine amidotransferase domain-containing protein — MGKKIAVLITDEFEDSEFTSPAEAFRKAGHEVITIEKEAGKTVKGHKGEASVTIDESIDNVSPSDFDALLLPGGHSPDSLRGDDRFVSFTRDFVGTGKPVFAICHGPQLLISAEVVRGRKLTAVKPIVIDLKNAGAEFYDQEVVNDKDQLITSRTPDDLPAFNREALRLLGT, encoded by the coding sequence ATGGGCAAGAAAATCGCAGTCTTGATTACCGACGAGTTTGAAGATTCAGAATTCACCTCGCCTGCCGAGGCATTTCGCAAGGCAGGACATGAGGTCATTACCATTGAGAAAGAAGCAGGCAAGACCGTAAAAGGCCACAAGGGCGAAGCCAGCGTGACCATTGATGAGTCTATCGATAACGTTAGTCCCTCTGACTTCGATGCACTTCTGCTGCCTGGCGGCCATTCACCGGATTCCCTGCGCGGGGATGATCGCTTCGTGTCCTTCACCCGCGACTTCGTGGGAACCGGCAAACCGGTCTTTGCCATTTGCCATGGTCCGCAGTTGCTTATTAGCGCGGAGGTGGTCCGCGGGCGTAAGCTCACCGCCGTGAAGCCGATCGTTATCGATCTTAAAAATGCCGGGGCCGAGTTTTACGATCAGGAGGTGGTTAACGATAAAGATCAGTTGATCACCAGCCGAACACCGGACGATTTGCCTGCATTTAACCGCGAAGCGCTACGCCTGCTCGGTACGTAA
- the ubiT gene encoding ubiquinone anaerobic biosynthesis accessory factor UbiT has translation MLDKLRSRLVQFGPSMLSVPVKLAPFALKRQVLEQVLSWQFHQALQDGELAFLEGRWLCIDVRDIGLRWFTSVEDNHLIVREFAEADVSFSANASDLLMIVARKQDPDTLFFQRRLAIEGDTELGLYVKNLMDAIELEQMPKALRVVLMQMADFVEAGLQTPPERKHTSVGEPC, from the coding sequence GTGCTGGATAAATTGCGTTCACGTCTCGTACAATTTGGTCCATCAATGCTGAGCGTGCCGGTAAAACTGGCCCCGTTCGCGCTTAAACGCCAGGTGCTGGAGCAGGTGCTGAGCTGGCAGTTTCACCAGGCGCTGCAGGACGGTGAGCTGGCGTTTCTGGAAGGGCGCTGGTTATGCATCGACGTGCGCGATATCGGGCTGCGCTGGTTTACCTCTGTCGAGGATAACCACCTGATTGTGCGTGAGTTCGCAGAGGCGGATGTAAGCTTTAGCGCCAACGCCAGCGATCTGTTGATGATAGTGGCCCGTAAGCAGGATCCTGACACGCTCTTCTTCCAGCGCCGTCTGGCAATCGAAGGCGATACGGAACTCGGTCTGTACGTGAAAAATTTAATGGATGCCATTGAGCTGGAGCAGATGCCAAAAGCGCTGCGCGTCGTGCTGATGCAAATGGCTGATTTCGTTGAGGCGGGGCTGCAAACGCCGCCGGAACGTAAACACACTTCAGTAGGTGAGCCATGCTGA
- the mtr gene encoding tryptophan permease: MATLTTTQTSPSLLGGVVIIGGTIVGAGMFSLPVVMSGAWFFWSLAALVFTWFCMLHSGLMILEANLNYRVGSSFDTITKDLLGKGWNLVNGLSIAFVLYILTYAYISASGSILHHTFSEMSLSVPARLAGLCFALGVAFIVWLSTKAVSRMTAIVLGAKIITFFLTFGSLLGHVTPATLFNVAETNTAYMPYLLMTLPFCLASFGYHGNVPSLMKYYGKDPRTIVKCLVYGTLLALGLYVIWLLGTMGNIPRTEFISIAQKGGNIDVLVQALSGVLNSRSLDLLLVIFSNFAVASSFLGVTLGLFDYLADLFGFDDSAMGRFKTALLTFLPPIVGGLLWPNGFLYAIGYAGLAATIWAAIVPALLARKSRKRFGSPTFRVWGGKPMITLILVFGVGNAVVHVLSSFNLLPVYQ, from the coding sequence ATGGCGACACTAACCACCACCCAAACGTCACCTTCGCTGCTCGGCGGCGTCGTGATCATTGGCGGAACCATTGTGGGTGCAGGGATGTTTTCCCTGCCTGTGGTTATGTCCGGTGCGTGGTTTTTCTGGTCGCTGGCGGCGCTGGTCTTCACCTGGTTTTGTATGCTTCATTCCGGTTTAATGATCCTCGAAGCTAACCTGAACTACCGTGTAGGTTCCAGCTTTGACACCATCACGAAAGATCTGTTGGGCAAAGGCTGGAACCTGGTGAACGGGCTGTCCATTGCGTTTGTGCTTTACATTCTGACCTACGCCTACATATCGGCAAGCGGCTCGATCCTGCATCACACGTTCTCAGAGATGTCGTTGTCTGTCCCGGCGCGTCTGGCAGGGTTGTGCTTTGCGCTGGGGGTGGCGTTTATCGTCTGGCTGAGCACCAAAGCGGTGAGCCGCATGACGGCCATTGTGCTGGGTGCTAAGATCATTACCTTCTTCCTGACCTTCGGCAGCCTGTTGGGGCACGTCACGCCAGCGACGCTGTTTAACGTCGCGGAAACCAACACCGCTTATATGCCATACCTGCTGATGACGCTGCCGTTCTGTCTGGCCTCGTTTGGCTATCACGGCAACGTGCCGAGCCTGATGAAGTACTATGGTAAAGACCCACGCACCATTGTGAAGTGTCTGGTCTACGGCACGCTGTTGGCGCTGGGGTTGTATGTGATTTGGCTGCTGGGGACGATGGGCAACATCCCGCGTACGGAATTTATCAGCATCGCACAGAAGGGCGGCAACATTGACGTGCTGGTTCAGGCGTTAAGCGGTGTGCTGAACAGCCGCAGTCTGGATTTACTGCTGGTTATCTTCTCCAACTTTGCCGTGGCAAGTTCTTTCCTCGGCGTGACGCTGGGCCTGTTTGACTATCTGGCCGATCTGTTTGGTTTTGATGATTCGGCGATGGGGCGTTTCAAAACCGCGCTGCTGACCTTCCTGCCGCCGATCGTCGGCGGCCTGCTGTGGCCGAACGGTTTCCTGTATGCCATTGGCTATGCAGGGCTGGCGGCGACCATCTGGGCTGCGATTGTACCGGCCCTGCTGGCACGCAAATCCCGTAAACGTTTCGGCAGCCCGACATTCCGCGTCTGGGGCGGCAAACCGATGATTACGCTGATCCTGGTGTTTGGGGTCGGAAACGCGGTGGTTCACGTGCTGTCGAGCTTTAATCTGCTGCCGGTGTATCAGTAA
- the dolP gene encoding division/outer membrane stress-associated lipid-binding lipoprotein: protein MKALSTLAVLISALLLQGCIAAAVVGTAAVGTKAATDPRSVGTQVDDGTLELRVNSALSKDEQIKKEARINVTAYQGKVLLAGQAPNTELASRAKQIAMGVEGTAEVFNEVRQGQPIGLGTASSDTWITTKVRSQLLGSDQVKSSNVKVTTENGEVFLLGLVTEREGKAAADIASRVSGVKHVTTAFTYIK, encoded by the coding sequence ATGAAGGCTTTATCGACCCTTGCAGTTCTTATCTCTGCACTGCTGCTTCAGGGGTGTATCGCTGCGGCCGTCGTCGGTACCGCAGCCGTGGGTACCAAAGCGGCAACCGATCCGCGCTCTGTGGGTACTCAGGTTGATGATGGAACCCTGGAACTTCGCGTTAACAGCGCGCTGTCGAAAGACGAACAAATTAAGAAAGAAGCGCGTATCAACGTGACGGCGTATCAGGGCAAAGTGCTGCTGGCAGGCCAGGCGCCAAATACCGAACTCGCCTCACGAGCAAAACAGATTGCGATGGGTGTCGAGGGAACGGCGGAAGTGTTTAACGAAGTGCGCCAGGGCCAGCCGATTGGTCTGGGTACCGCCTCTTCCGATACCTGGATCACTACCAAGGTGCGTTCCCAACTGTTGGGTTCTGACCAGGTGAAATCCTCAAACGTGAAAGTGACAACCGAAAACGGCGAAGTGTTCCTGCTGGGCCTGGTCACCGAGCGTGAAGGTAAAGCGGCAGCCGATATCGCCAGCCGGGTAAGCGGCGTGAAACACGTCACCACCGCCTTTACCTACATCAAGTAA
- a CDS encoding YraN family protein: MAQIPAGTNRPGQLSRKQTGDAWELKARRWLEGKGLRFIAANVRGRGGEIDLIMKDGQTIVFVEVRFRQSSRFGGAAASVTLAKQHKLLQTAHLWLARHNGSFDTVDCRFDVLAFTANEIDWLKNAFGEDA; this comes from the coding sequence ATGGCTCAAATACCAGCAGGGACAAATCGTCCCGGCCAGTTAAGCCGTAAACAGACCGGCGATGCGTGGGAGCTCAAAGCGCGTCGCTGGCTTGAAGGCAAAGGACTGCGCTTTATCGCCGCTAACGTTCGTGGACGTGGCGGCGAAATTGACCTGATCATGAAAGACGGTCAGACCATTGTGTTTGTAGAAGTACGCTTTCGACAGTCGTCCCGTTTTGGCGGTGCTGCCGCCAGCGTGACGCTCGCCAAACAACATAAATTATTACAGACTGCCCACTTGTGGCTTGCCCGCCATAATGGGAGCTTTGATACTGTGGATTGCCGGTTCGATGTGTTAGCCTTCACCGCAAATGAGATCGACTGGCTTAAAAATGCTTTTGGCGAAGACGCATAA